A genomic stretch from Oreochromis niloticus isolate F11D_XX linkage group LG11, O_niloticus_UMD_NMBU, whole genome shotgun sequence includes:
- the pou2f2b gene encoding POU domain, class 2, transcription factor 2 isoform X3 codes for MTKTAAIAAKDFSSMWLPDIRMSKPGEAEKVGADSPLEGTDSERNGPESNHQTHSMKACPFPLSPNLSSTKNKMEECADMSPALPSSHGPTPSQTALQHTQLMLTGSQLAGLTALLPAQQQLLLQQAQAQLLAAAVQQSNAAHAAHAAHAAAQANQQAQAAAAANQQAQQQQQQQQQQQQAGQTGQQTQSQSQGQSTQEQSAQSVPVPPPPSQLTLSQPIQLTAQDIQQLLQLQQLVLVPGHPLPSPAQFLLPQAQQSQQGLLSTPNLIPLPQQNQGSLLSAPTRMGLQAQRDKGVEVSGGGVTTVPSVTSHPEDPSDLEELEQFARTFKQRRIKLGFTQGDVGLAMGKLYGNDFSQTTISRFEALNLSFKNMCKLKPLLEKWLNDAETMSIDSTLPSPSSLSSPSLGFDGVPSRRRKKRTSIETNVRVALERSFMTNQKPTSEEILLIADQLNMEKEVIRVWFCNRRQKEKRINPSSATPPLPNQPPAAPPAHKPPCYSPHMMSSQMSQAVTSLSSTSVTTMSSVCPLTSSLTSTHPSLSLTHTPLSSTPSPATPPPPPIPPRSTASPATPSHSTLNLNTGLWRMGKKNGDVSNYITDFAANLRNTVMGVNTGMNQALLGNNPLATIQALAASGGHLPLSTLEGGSKVMLGASGGQGGGIPSSLFLNHPALLHMGQNPNAGLVSTAVAKVSQPSPFPSASSISPTPCSPSPCSSPASSCSSSEMAHSPPSLGGAKIE; via the exons ATGACCAAGACAGCGGCAATAGCAGCAAAGGACTTCTCCAGTATGTGGTTGCCAG ATATCAGGATGTCAAAGCCAGGAGAGGCTGAAAAAGTCGGGGCTGACTCACCATTGGAGGGCACAG ATTCAGAGCGGAATGGACCAGAATCAAATCATCAG ACTCACTCAATGAAAGCCTGTCCTTTTCCTCTGTCACCAAACCTGAGCAGCACCAAG AATAAGATGGAGGAGTGTGCTGACATGTCCCCAGCCCTCCCTTCCTCTCACGGCCCGACCCCCTCACAGACTGCCCTGCAACACACACAGCTCATGCTGACCGGCTCCCAGTTAGCAGGG TTGACAGCTCTGTTGCCGGCGCAGCAGCAGCTGTTGCTGCAGCAGGCTCAAGCGCAGCTCCTagctgcagctgtgcagcagtCCAATGCAGCCCATGCAGCTCACGCTGCCCACGCAGCCGCCCAAGCCAATCAGCAAGCTCAGgcagctgcagcagccaatcagcaagcccagcagcagcagcagcaacaacaacaacagcagcaagcGGGTCAAACGGGGCAGCAGACTCAGTCACAGTCCCAGGGACAGAGTACACAGGAGCAGAGTGCCCAAAGCGTCCCTGTCCCACCTCCTCCATCCCAGCTCACCCTCTCCCAGCCAATCCAGCTCACTGCCCAG GACATTCAGCAGTTGCTGCAGCTACAGCAGCTGGTGTTGGTCCCTGGCCACCCGCTTCCGTCTCCTGCCCAGTTCCTCCTTCCACAGGCACAGCAGAGCCAGCAAG GACTCCTATCGACACCAAATCTTATTCCGCTACCTCAGCAAAACCAAGGGAGCCTGCTCTCTGCTCCGACTAGAATGGGGCTTCAGGCACAG CGAGATAAGGGTGTGGAGGTGAGTGGTGGAGGTGTGACCACGGTGCCTTCCGTGACCTCTCACCCCGAGGACCCCAGTGACCTGGAAGAGCTGGAACAGTTTGCCCGCACTTTCAAACAAAGACGCATCAAACTAGGCTTCACACAG GGAGATGTAGGCTTGGCCATGGGGAAGCTGTACGGCAATGACTTCAGCCAGACCACCATCTCCCGCTTCGAAGCCCTCAACCTGAGCTTTAAGAACATGTGCAAGCTGAAGCCACTGCTGGAGAAGTGGCTGAATGATGCAG AGACCATGTCCATAGACAGCACCCTGCCCAGCCCCAGCTCCCTGTCCTCACCCTCTCTGGGCTTCGACGGCGTTCCCTCGCGCCGCAGAAAGAAGAGAACCAGCATCGAGACGAATGTACGTGTGGCCCTGGAGCGCTCTTTCATGACG AACCAGAAGCCTACCTCAGAGGAGATCCTGCTGATCGCCGACCAACTTAACATGGAGAAGGAGGTGATCCGGGTCTGGTTCTGCAACCGCAGGCAAAAAGAGAAGCGCATCAACCCGAGCAGTGCCACTCCTCCTCTGCCCAACCAGCCCCCCGCAGCCCCACCAGCGCACAAGCCACCCTGCTACAGCCCTCACATG ATGTCCAGCCAGATGTCACAGGCCGTGACGAGTCTCAGCAGCACATCGGTGACCACCATGTCCTCCGTCTGCCCTCTGACTTCCAGCCTCACCTCCACCCACCCCTCTCTCAGCTTAACCCACACCCCACTCAGCTCCACTCCCTCCCCGGCaactccacctcctccacctaTTCCTCCCCGCAGCACAGCCAGCCCGGCCACCCCCAGCCACAGCACACTCAACCTTAACACAGG CTTATGGCGAATGGGTAAAAAGAATGGTGACGTGTCTAACTACATCACCGATTTTGCTGCAAACTTGAG GAACACTGTGATGGGAGTTAACACAGGGATGAATCAAGCCCTCCTCGGTAACAATCCCCTGGCCACTATCcaag CCCTAGCAGCCAGTGGTGGCCACCTACCTCTTTCCACTCTTGAGGGTGGGAGCAAGGTGATGCTGGGGGCTTCCGGGGGTCAAGGGGGGGGCATCCCCTCCTCCCTCTTCCTCAACCACCCCGCCCTTCTCCACATGGGCCAGAATCCCAACGCCGGACTGGTCAGCACCGCCGTAGCCAAAGTCTCCCAGCCCTCGCCCTTCCCCTCGGCCAGCAGCATCAGCCCCACACCCTGCTCCCCTTCTCCCTGCTCCAGCCCCGCCTCTTCCTGCTCCTCCAGCGAAATGGCACACAGCCCGCCCTCTCTGGGCGGGGCCAAGATCGAGTGA
- the pou2f2b gene encoding POU domain, class 2, transcription factor 2 isoform X7, protein MTKTAAIAAKDFSSMWLPDIRMSKPGEAEKVGADSPLEGTDSERNGPESNHQTHSMKACPFPLSPNLSSTKNKMEECADMSPALPSSHGPTPSQTALQHTQLMLTGSQLAGDIQQLLQLQQLVLVPGHPLPSPAQFLLPQAQQSQQGLLSTPNLIPLPQQNQGSLLSAPTRMGLQAQRDKGVEVSGGGVTTVPSVTSHPEDPSDLEELEQFARTFKQRRIKLGFTQGDVGLAMGKLYGNDFSQTTISRFEALNLSFKNMCKLKPLLEKWLNDAETMSIDSTLPSPSSLSSPSLGFDGVPSRRRKKRTSIETNVRVALERSFMTNQKPTSEEILLIADQLNMEKEVIRVWFCNRRQKEKRINPSSATPPLPNQPPAAPPAHKPPCYSPHMMSSQMSQAVTSLSSTSVTTMSSVCPLTSSLTSTHPSLSLTHTPLSSTPSPATPPPPPIPPRSTASPATPSHSTLNLNTGLWRMGKKNGDVSNYITDFAANLRNTVMGVNTGMNQALLGNNPLATIQALAASGGHLPLSTLEGGSKVMLGASGGQGGGIPSSLFLNHPALLHMGQNPNAGLVSTAVAKVSQPSPFPSASSISPTPCSPSPCSSPASSCSSSEMAHSPPSLGGAKIE, encoded by the exons ATGACCAAGACAGCGGCAATAGCAGCAAAGGACTTCTCCAGTATGTGGTTGCCAG ATATCAGGATGTCAAAGCCAGGAGAGGCTGAAAAAGTCGGGGCTGACTCACCATTGGAGGGCACAG ATTCAGAGCGGAATGGACCAGAATCAAATCATCAG ACTCACTCAATGAAAGCCTGTCCTTTTCCTCTGTCACCAAACCTGAGCAGCACCAAG AATAAGATGGAGGAGTGTGCTGACATGTCCCCAGCCCTCCCTTCCTCTCACGGCCCGACCCCCTCACAGACTGCCCTGCAACACACACAGCTCATGCTGACCGGCTCCCAGTTAGCAGGG GACATTCAGCAGTTGCTGCAGCTACAGCAGCTGGTGTTGGTCCCTGGCCACCCGCTTCCGTCTCCTGCCCAGTTCCTCCTTCCACAGGCACAGCAGAGCCAGCAAG GACTCCTATCGACACCAAATCTTATTCCGCTACCTCAGCAAAACCAAGGGAGCCTGCTCTCTGCTCCGACTAGAATGGGGCTTCAGGCACAG CGAGATAAGGGTGTGGAGGTGAGTGGTGGAGGTGTGACCACGGTGCCTTCCGTGACCTCTCACCCCGAGGACCCCAGTGACCTGGAAGAGCTGGAACAGTTTGCCCGCACTTTCAAACAAAGACGCATCAAACTAGGCTTCACACAG GGAGATGTAGGCTTGGCCATGGGGAAGCTGTACGGCAATGACTTCAGCCAGACCACCATCTCCCGCTTCGAAGCCCTCAACCTGAGCTTTAAGAACATGTGCAAGCTGAAGCCACTGCTGGAGAAGTGGCTGAATGATGCAG AGACCATGTCCATAGACAGCACCCTGCCCAGCCCCAGCTCCCTGTCCTCACCCTCTCTGGGCTTCGACGGCGTTCCCTCGCGCCGCAGAAAGAAGAGAACCAGCATCGAGACGAATGTACGTGTGGCCCTGGAGCGCTCTTTCATGACG AACCAGAAGCCTACCTCAGAGGAGATCCTGCTGATCGCCGACCAACTTAACATGGAGAAGGAGGTGATCCGGGTCTGGTTCTGCAACCGCAGGCAAAAAGAGAAGCGCATCAACCCGAGCAGTGCCACTCCTCCTCTGCCCAACCAGCCCCCCGCAGCCCCACCAGCGCACAAGCCACCCTGCTACAGCCCTCACATG ATGTCCAGCCAGATGTCACAGGCCGTGACGAGTCTCAGCAGCACATCGGTGACCACCATGTCCTCCGTCTGCCCTCTGACTTCCAGCCTCACCTCCACCCACCCCTCTCTCAGCTTAACCCACACCCCACTCAGCTCCACTCCCTCCCCGGCaactccacctcctccacctaTTCCTCCCCGCAGCACAGCCAGCCCGGCCACCCCCAGCCACAGCACACTCAACCTTAACACAGG CTTATGGCGAATGGGTAAAAAGAATGGTGACGTGTCTAACTACATCACCGATTTTGCTGCAAACTTGAG GAACACTGTGATGGGAGTTAACACAGGGATGAATCAAGCCCTCCTCGGTAACAATCCCCTGGCCACTATCcaag CCCTAGCAGCCAGTGGTGGCCACCTACCTCTTTCCACTCTTGAGGGTGGGAGCAAGGTGATGCTGGGGGCTTCCGGGGGTCAAGGGGGGGGCATCCCCTCCTCCCTCTTCCTCAACCACCCCGCCCTTCTCCACATGGGCCAGAATCCCAACGCCGGACTGGTCAGCACCGCCGTAGCCAAAGTCTCCCAGCCCTCGCCCTTCCCCTCGGCCAGCAGCATCAGCCCCACACCCTGCTCCCCTTCTCCCTGCTCCAGCCCCGCCTCTTCCTGCTCCTCCAGCGAAATGGCACACAGCCCGCCCTCTCTGGGCGGGGCCAAGATCGAGTGA
- the pou2f2b gene encoding POU domain, class 2, transcription factor 2 isoform X6, with the protein MAGMETFTDGSTDIRMSKPGEAEKVGADSPLEGTDSERNGPESNHQTHSMKACPFPLSPNLSSTKDIQQLLQLQQLVLVPGHPLPSPAQFLLPQAQQSQQGLLSTPNLIPLPQQNQGSLLSAPTRMGLQAQRDKGVEVSGGGVTTVPSVTSHPEDPSDLEELEQFARTFKQRRIKLGFTQGDVGLAMGKLYGNDFSQTTISRFEALNLSFKNMCKLKPLLEKWLNDAETMSIDSTLPSPSSLSSPSLGFDGVPSRRRKKRTSIETNVRVALERSFMTNQKPTSEEILLIADQLNMEKEVIRVWFCNRRQKEKRINPSSATPPLPNQPPAAPPAHKPPCYSPHMMSSQMSQAVTSLSSTSVTTMSSVCPLTSSLTSTHPSLSLTHTPLSSTPSPATPPPPPIPPRSTASPATPSHSTLNLNTGLWRMGKKNGDVSNYITDFAANLRNTVMGVNTGMNQALLGNNPLATIQALAASGGHLPLSTLEGGSKVMLGASGGQGGGIPSSLFLNHPALLHMGQNPNAGLVSTAVAKVSQPSPFPSASSISPTPCSPSPCSSPASSCSSSEMAHSPPSLGGAKIE; encoded by the exons ATATCAGGATGTCAAAGCCAGGAGAGGCTGAAAAAGTCGGGGCTGACTCACCATTGGAGGGCACAG ATTCAGAGCGGAATGGACCAGAATCAAATCATCAG ACTCACTCAATGAAAGCCTGTCCTTTTCCTCTGTCACCAAACCTGAGCAGCACCAAG GACATTCAGCAGTTGCTGCAGCTACAGCAGCTGGTGTTGGTCCCTGGCCACCCGCTTCCGTCTCCTGCCCAGTTCCTCCTTCCACAGGCACAGCAGAGCCAGCAAG GACTCCTATCGACACCAAATCTTATTCCGCTACCTCAGCAAAACCAAGGGAGCCTGCTCTCTGCTCCGACTAGAATGGGGCTTCAGGCACAG CGAGATAAGGGTGTGGAGGTGAGTGGTGGAGGTGTGACCACGGTGCCTTCCGTGACCTCTCACCCCGAGGACCCCAGTGACCTGGAAGAGCTGGAACAGTTTGCCCGCACTTTCAAACAAAGACGCATCAAACTAGGCTTCACACAG GGAGATGTAGGCTTGGCCATGGGGAAGCTGTACGGCAATGACTTCAGCCAGACCACCATCTCCCGCTTCGAAGCCCTCAACCTGAGCTTTAAGAACATGTGCAAGCTGAAGCCACTGCTGGAGAAGTGGCTGAATGATGCAG AGACCATGTCCATAGACAGCACCCTGCCCAGCCCCAGCTCCCTGTCCTCACCCTCTCTGGGCTTCGACGGCGTTCCCTCGCGCCGCAGAAAGAAGAGAACCAGCATCGAGACGAATGTACGTGTGGCCCTGGAGCGCTCTTTCATGACG AACCAGAAGCCTACCTCAGAGGAGATCCTGCTGATCGCCGACCAACTTAACATGGAGAAGGAGGTGATCCGGGTCTGGTTCTGCAACCGCAGGCAAAAAGAGAAGCGCATCAACCCGAGCAGTGCCACTCCTCCTCTGCCCAACCAGCCCCCCGCAGCCCCACCAGCGCACAAGCCACCCTGCTACAGCCCTCACATG ATGTCCAGCCAGATGTCACAGGCCGTGACGAGTCTCAGCAGCACATCGGTGACCACCATGTCCTCCGTCTGCCCTCTGACTTCCAGCCTCACCTCCACCCACCCCTCTCTCAGCTTAACCCACACCCCACTCAGCTCCACTCCCTCCCCGGCaactccacctcctccacctaTTCCTCCCCGCAGCACAGCCAGCCCGGCCACCCCCAGCCACAGCACACTCAACCTTAACACAGG CTTATGGCGAATGGGTAAAAAGAATGGTGACGTGTCTAACTACATCACCGATTTTGCTGCAAACTTGAG GAACACTGTGATGGGAGTTAACACAGGGATGAATCAAGCCCTCCTCGGTAACAATCCCCTGGCCACTATCcaag CCCTAGCAGCCAGTGGTGGCCACCTACCTCTTTCCACTCTTGAGGGTGGGAGCAAGGTGATGCTGGGGGCTTCCGGGGGTCAAGGGGGGGGCATCCCCTCCTCCCTCTTCCTCAACCACCCCGCCCTTCTCCACATGGGCCAGAATCCCAACGCCGGACTGGTCAGCACCGCCGTAGCCAAAGTCTCCCAGCCCTCGCCCTTCCCCTCGGCCAGCAGCATCAGCCCCACACCCTGCTCCCCTTCTCCCTGCTCCAGCCCCGCCTCTTCCTGCTCCTCCAGCGAAATGGCACACAGCCCGCCCTCTCTGGGCGGGGCCAAGATCGAGTGA
- the pou2f2b gene encoding POU domain, class 2, transcription factor 2 isoform X2, whose protein sequence is MFVPLPVPFVFQRATPDLNAWRLKSPLALRSNSDIRMSKPGEAEKVGADSPLEGTDSERNGPESNHQTHSMKACPFPLSPNLSSTKNKMEECADMSPALPSSHGPTPSQTALQHTQLMLTGSQLAGLTALLPAQQQLLLQQAQAQLLAAAVQQSNAAHAAHAAHAAAQANQQAQAAAAANQQAQQQQQQQQQQQQAGQTGQQTQSQSQGQSTQEQSAQSVPVPPPPSQLTLSQPIQLTAQDIQQLLQLQQLVLVPGHPLPSPAQFLLPQAQQSQQGLLSTPNLIPLPQQNQGSLLSAPTRMGLQAQRDKGVEVSGGGVTTVPSVTSHPEDPSDLEELEQFARTFKQRRIKLGFTQGDVGLAMGKLYGNDFSQTTISRFEALNLSFKNMCKLKPLLEKWLNDAETMSIDSTLPSPSSLSSPSLGFDGVPSRRRKKRTSIETNVRVALERSFMTNQKPTSEEILLIADQLNMEKEVIRVWFCNRRQKEKRINPSSATPPLPNQPPAAPPAHKPPCYSPHMMSSQMSQAVTSLSSTSVTTMSSVCPLTSSLTSTHPSLSLTHTPLSSTPSPATPPPPPIPPRSTASPATPSHSTLNLNTGLWRMGKKNGDVSNYITDFAANLRNTVMGVNTGMNQALLGNNPLATIQALAASGGHLPLSTLEGGSKVMLGASGGQGGGIPSSLFLNHPALLHMGQNPNAGLVSTAVAKVSQPSPFPSASSISPTPCSPSPCSSPASSCSSSEMAHSPPSLGGAKIE, encoded by the exons ATATCAGGATGTCAAAGCCAGGAGAGGCTGAAAAAGTCGGGGCTGACTCACCATTGGAGGGCACAG ATTCAGAGCGGAATGGACCAGAATCAAATCATCAG ACTCACTCAATGAAAGCCTGTCCTTTTCCTCTGTCACCAAACCTGAGCAGCACCAAG AATAAGATGGAGGAGTGTGCTGACATGTCCCCAGCCCTCCCTTCCTCTCACGGCCCGACCCCCTCACAGACTGCCCTGCAACACACACAGCTCATGCTGACCGGCTCCCAGTTAGCAGGG TTGACAGCTCTGTTGCCGGCGCAGCAGCAGCTGTTGCTGCAGCAGGCTCAAGCGCAGCTCCTagctgcagctgtgcagcagtCCAATGCAGCCCATGCAGCTCACGCTGCCCACGCAGCCGCCCAAGCCAATCAGCAAGCTCAGgcagctgcagcagccaatcagcaagcccagcagcagcagcagcaacaacaacaacagcagcaagcGGGTCAAACGGGGCAGCAGACTCAGTCACAGTCCCAGGGACAGAGTACACAGGAGCAGAGTGCCCAAAGCGTCCCTGTCCCACCTCCTCCATCCCAGCTCACCCTCTCCCAGCCAATCCAGCTCACTGCCCAG GACATTCAGCAGTTGCTGCAGCTACAGCAGCTGGTGTTGGTCCCTGGCCACCCGCTTCCGTCTCCTGCCCAGTTCCTCCTTCCACAGGCACAGCAGAGCCAGCAAG GACTCCTATCGACACCAAATCTTATTCCGCTACCTCAGCAAAACCAAGGGAGCCTGCTCTCTGCTCCGACTAGAATGGGGCTTCAGGCACAG CGAGATAAGGGTGTGGAGGTGAGTGGTGGAGGTGTGACCACGGTGCCTTCCGTGACCTCTCACCCCGAGGACCCCAGTGACCTGGAAGAGCTGGAACAGTTTGCCCGCACTTTCAAACAAAGACGCATCAAACTAGGCTTCACACAG GGAGATGTAGGCTTGGCCATGGGGAAGCTGTACGGCAATGACTTCAGCCAGACCACCATCTCCCGCTTCGAAGCCCTCAACCTGAGCTTTAAGAACATGTGCAAGCTGAAGCCACTGCTGGAGAAGTGGCTGAATGATGCAG AGACCATGTCCATAGACAGCACCCTGCCCAGCCCCAGCTCCCTGTCCTCACCCTCTCTGGGCTTCGACGGCGTTCCCTCGCGCCGCAGAAAGAAGAGAACCAGCATCGAGACGAATGTACGTGTGGCCCTGGAGCGCTCTTTCATGACG AACCAGAAGCCTACCTCAGAGGAGATCCTGCTGATCGCCGACCAACTTAACATGGAGAAGGAGGTGATCCGGGTCTGGTTCTGCAACCGCAGGCAAAAAGAGAAGCGCATCAACCCGAGCAGTGCCACTCCTCCTCTGCCCAACCAGCCCCCCGCAGCCCCACCAGCGCACAAGCCACCCTGCTACAGCCCTCACATG ATGTCCAGCCAGATGTCACAGGCCGTGACGAGTCTCAGCAGCACATCGGTGACCACCATGTCCTCCGTCTGCCCTCTGACTTCCAGCCTCACCTCCACCCACCCCTCTCTCAGCTTAACCCACACCCCACTCAGCTCCACTCCCTCCCCGGCaactccacctcctccacctaTTCCTCCCCGCAGCACAGCCAGCCCGGCCACCCCCAGCCACAGCACACTCAACCTTAACACAGG CTTATGGCGAATGGGTAAAAAGAATGGTGACGTGTCTAACTACATCACCGATTTTGCTGCAAACTTGAG GAACACTGTGATGGGAGTTAACACAGGGATGAATCAAGCCCTCCTCGGTAACAATCCCCTGGCCACTATCcaag CCCTAGCAGCCAGTGGTGGCCACCTACCTCTTTCCACTCTTGAGGGTGGGAGCAAGGTGATGCTGGGGGCTTCCGGGGGTCAAGGGGGGGGCATCCCCTCCTCCCTCTTCCTCAACCACCCCGCCCTTCTCCACATGGGCCAGAATCCCAACGCCGGACTGGTCAGCACCGCCGTAGCCAAAGTCTCCCAGCCCTCGCCCTTCCCCTCGGCCAGCAGCATCAGCCCCACACCCTGCTCCCCTTCTCCCTGCTCCAGCCCCGCCTCTTCCTGCTCCTCCAGCGAAATGGCACACAGCCCGCCCTCTCTGGGCGGGGCCAAGATCGAGTGA
- the pou2f2b gene encoding POU domain, class 2, transcription factor 2 isoform X4 → MAGMETFTDGSTDIRMSKPGEAEKVGADSPLEGTDSERNGPESNHQTHSMKACPFPLSPNLSSTKNKMEECADMSPALPSSHGPTPSQTALQHTQLMLTGSQLAGDIQQLLQLQQLVLVPGHPLPSPAQFLLPQAQQSQQGLLSTPNLIPLPQQNQGSLLSAPTRMGLQAQRDKGVEVSGGGVTTVPSVTSHPEDPSDLEELEQFARTFKQRRIKLGFTQGDVGLAMGKLYGNDFSQTTISRFEALNLSFKNMCKLKPLLEKWLNDAETMSIDSTLPSPSSLSSPSLGFDGVPSRRRKKRTSIETNVRVALERSFMTNQKPTSEEILLIADQLNMEKEVIRVWFCNRRQKEKRINPSSATPPLPNQPPAAPPAHKPPCYSPHMMSSQMSQAVTSLSSTSVTTMSSVCPLTSSLTSTHPSLSLTHTPLSSTPSPATPPPPPIPPRSTASPATPSHSTLNLNTGLWRMGKKNGDVSNYITDFAANLRNTVMGVNTGMNQALLGNNPLATIQALAASGGHLPLSTLEGGSKVMLGASGGQGGGIPSSLFLNHPALLHMGQNPNAGLVSTAVAKVSQPSPFPSASSISPTPCSPSPCSSPASSCSSSEMAHSPPSLGGAKIE, encoded by the exons ATATCAGGATGTCAAAGCCAGGAGAGGCTGAAAAAGTCGGGGCTGACTCACCATTGGAGGGCACAG ATTCAGAGCGGAATGGACCAGAATCAAATCATCAG ACTCACTCAATGAAAGCCTGTCCTTTTCCTCTGTCACCAAACCTGAGCAGCACCAAG AATAAGATGGAGGAGTGTGCTGACATGTCCCCAGCCCTCCCTTCCTCTCACGGCCCGACCCCCTCACAGACTGCCCTGCAACACACACAGCTCATGCTGACCGGCTCCCAGTTAGCAGGG GACATTCAGCAGTTGCTGCAGCTACAGCAGCTGGTGTTGGTCCCTGGCCACCCGCTTCCGTCTCCTGCCCAGTTCCTCCTTCCACAGGCACAGCAGAGCCAGCAAG GACTCCTATCGACACCAAATCTTATTCCGCTACCTCAGCAAAACCAAGGGAGCCTGCTCTCTGCTCCGACTAGAATGGGGCTTCAGGCACAG CGAGATAAGGGTGTGGAGGTGAGTGGTGGAGGTGTGACCACGGTGCCTTCCGTGACCTCTCACCCCGAGGACCCCAGTGACCTGGAAGAGCTGGAACAGTTTGCCCGCACTTTCAAACAAAGACGCATCAAACTAGGCTTCACACAG GGAGATGTAGGCTTGGCCATGGGGAAGCTGTACGGCAATGACTTCAGCCAGACCACCATCTCCCGCTTCGAAGCCCTCAACCTGAGCTTTAAGAACATGTGCAAGCTGAAGCCACTGCTGGAGAAGTGGCTGAATGATGCAG AGACCATGTCCATAGACAGCACCCTGCCCAGCCCCAGCTCCCTGTCCTCACCCTCTCTGGGCTTCGACGGCGTTCCCTCGCGCCGCAGAAAGAAGAGAACCAGCATCGAGACGAATGTACGTGTGGCCCTGGAGCGCTCTTTCATGACG AACCAGAAGCCTACCTCAGAGGAGATCCTGCTGATCGCCGACCAACTTAACATGGAGAAGGAGGTGATCCGGGTCTGGTTCTGCAACCGCAGGCAAAAAGAGAAGCGCATCAACCCGAGCAGTGCCACTCCTCCTCTGCCCAACCAGCCCCCCGCAGCCCCACCAGCGCACAAGCCACCCTGCTACAGCCCTCACATG ATGTCCAGCCAGATGTCACAGGCCGTGACGAGTCTCAGCAGCACATCGGTGACCACCATGTCCTCCGTCTGCCCTCTGACTTCCAGCCTCACCTCCACCCACCCCTCTCTCAGCTTAACCCACACCCCACTCAGCTCCACTCCCTCCCCGGCaactccacctcctccacctaTTCCTCCCCGCAGCACAGCCAGCCCGGCCACCCCCAGCCACAGCACACTCAACCTTAACACAGG CTTATGGCGAATGGGTAAAAAGAATGGTGACGTGTCTAACTACATCACCGATTTTGCTGCAAACTTGAG GAACACTGTGATGGGAGTTAACACAGGGATGAATCAAGCCCTCCTCGGTAACAATCCCCTGGCCACTATCcaag CCCTAGCAGCCAGTGGTGGCCACCTACCTCTTTCCACTCTTGAGGGTGGGAGCAAGGTGATGCTGGGGGCTTCCGGGGGTCAAGGGGGGGGCATCCCCTCCTCCCTCTTCCTCAACCACCCCGCCCTTCTCCACATGGGCCAGAATCCCAACGCCGGACTGGTCAGCACCGCCGTAGCCAAAGTCTCCCAGCCCTCGCCCTTCCCCTCGGCCAGCAGCATCAGCCCCACACCCTGCTCCCCTTCTCCCTGCTCCAGCCCCGCCTCTTCCTGCTCCTCCAGCGAAATGGCACACAGCCCGCCCTCTCTGGGCGGGGCCAAGATCGAGTGA